A genome region from Maylandia zebra isolate NMK-2024a linkage group LG6, Mzebra_GT3a, whole genome shotgun sequence includes the following:
- the LOC112434944 gene encoding ubiquitin carboxyl-terminal hydrolase 12-like has translation MEDEDSREQKKQLNFCKAEEILAAITSSPKMFKLLFHRKKSHKQNVAEKEIPSTSHQSIPDAPVTENGQKKRKWRHLCCSSQTDSDAEAESNTVKTQKKCRWFLFKFWKKLHKQNVAEKEIPSTSHQSIPDASVAATPANPENGQKKRKWRHIFCCSSQTDSDAEAESNTVKTLFKSGKVRSTTETIPADLSWDTWIMELLDQESGWEHVFNSVACGGEIIESQTGTIDCFGFPNIGNTCYMNSCLQSLLNIEEFIRDIRRQEVLWSTDPEAQLLRRLIDVRDCHESTDYGLKDHHLRAFKKAFSSQAPEYTGSAQKDAHEFLTLFLNEVKRLAPHLERNAALLGQSYTCPVEEHHIFKMENMRTCKSCGHQSSQHEDFTSLSLDLVPEGSIINMLETYLKEQEIEFRCDCGGTASELKSSFDTLPRVLILHLKRFGFTQTYNIKKVDDPVRLQRDLVVPSNQGGGCYSLVSIISHYGGTESGHYICSSVHPEESQHSTSDRWLTYNDAQVLHTTGSAACEEQQHSAYMLFYKRNF, from the exons TTGAACTTTTGCAAAGCTGAGGAGATTTTGGCTGCGATCACATCAAGTCCAAAGATGTTTAAACTTCTTTTTCACAGAAAG aaatcacacaaacaaaacgtgGCAGAGAAGGAAATTCCTTCTACGTCTCATCAGAG CATCCCGGATGCTCCTGTTACTGAAAATGgtcaaaagaagagaaaatggagACACCTCTGCTGTTCCTCG CAAACTGACAGCGATGCAGAGGCAGAGAGCAACACTGTGAAGACACAAAAAAAGTGTCGctggtttctttttaaattctggAAG aaattacacaaacaaaacGTGGCAGAGAAGGAAATTCCTTCTACGTCTCATCAGAG CATCCCGGATGCTTCTGTTGCTGCCACACCAGCTAACCCTGAAAATGgccaaaagaagagaaaatggagACACATCTTCTGCTGTTCCTCG CAAACTGACAGCGATGCAGAGGCAGAGAGCAACACTGTGAAGACTCTTTTTAAATCCGGGAAG GTAAGAAGCACCACGGAAACGATCCCAGCAGACCTGAGTTGGGACACTTGGATTATGGAGCTTCTGGACCAAGAGAGTGGATGGGAGCATGTGTTTAACAG TGTAGCATGCGGTGGAGAAATAATAGAAAGTCAAACTGGGACTATAGACTGCTTCGG gTTTCCAAACATCGGAAACACCTGCTACATGAACTCCTGCCTGCAGAGCCTCCTCAACATTGAGGAGTTCATAAGAGACATCAGGCGTCAGGAGGTTTTGTGGAGCACAGATCCAGAAGCTCAGCTCTTAAG AAGGCTCATTGATGTCAGGGACTGTCATGAGTCAACAGATTATGGCCTTAAAGATCACCACCTAAGAGCTTTTAAGAAGGCATTCAGCAGTCAAGCTCCTGAATACACCGGCAGTGCACAGAAA gACGCTCATGAATTCCTAACATTGTTCCTCAATGAGGTCAAAAGGCTCGCACCTCACCTGGAGAGGAACGCAGCTCTCCTGGGCCAAAGTTATACCTGCCCAGTAGAAGagcatcacatttttaaaatggaaaacatgAGGACATGCAAGAG CTGTGGTCACCAATCATCACAGCACGAGGACTTCACCAGCTTGTCTCTTGACCTTGTTCCAGAGGGGTCTATTATAAACATGTTAGAGACATACTTGAAG gaACAAGAAATAGAATTTCGCTGTGATTGTGGAGGGACGGCCTCAGAACTGAAGTCGTCTTTTGATACACTGCCAAG AGTCCTGATCTTGCATCTGAAGAGGTTTGGCTTTACACAAACCTACAACATTAAGAAGGTGGATGACCCCGTCAGGCTGCAGAGGGACTTGGTGGTGCCATCCAATCAG GGTGGTGGCTGTTATAGTCTTGTCAGCATCATCAGTCATTATGGAGGCACAGAATCAG GACACTACATCTGTAGTTCTGTCCATCCTGAGGAGAGTCAGCACTCTACATCAGATCGCTGGCTCACCTATAATGACGCACAGGTGCTCCACACAACCGGATCGGCAGCTTGTGAGGAACAGCAGCACTCGGCCTACATGCTGTTTTACAAGAGAAAC ttctga